In Actinoplanes sp. NBC_00393, a single genomic region encodes these proteins:
- a CDS encoding Hsp70 family protein, which translates to MLPWLAIDYGAASTRAVLVWPGGSSTVLDFGGSPELSSAVHVSKAGIAVGPAAWQQATSDPDGFVLSPLRAGTENLTVAGTEVPVADLVAATLRQVGEEANRVAGERLEDVRLVVPAGWGPRRRTWLRNAARRAGLTVSRLVEAPIAATAQISRDARTVLVVDLGAGCEATVLAEGEVLSTLADPDCGGDRIDAALTMTLTGAELDTLAADQRWPLLAAVRTAKQALAEQPAVTMPVPGGNPPIVVNSSVVRQAAQPVLERAGQLAAEAVTAADLKPDQLDAVYLIGAAATTPGAVDTVAAKLGTTPQVLSRPELTAALGAADSGAGDVAATLGSPDAALRVPPLRRIVALALPGLASLALFGHFVFTADFNNGTPTWRGEGYYVLAVWGELTVAAVLAAITFLQAASLFAAILDQQNKAPARAYPESRITSGIALAAGAGAAVACLYAITAAVYFAYPTGQLLRWSLMPILPLLACVLLLAALTWKRRPAPAGGWDAFLTFSPSSMITAAVGTVAVALWWHAGLPWWANDWNELVGYTGGLLMGIGITCALVRHPAARIVLAVLLGFFTVIISRSGPNILAVIYALAVAAWFAQRTWTLARTTPTAPSG; encoded by the coding sequence ATGCTTCCGTGGCTGGCGATCGATTACGGTGCCGCCTCCACCCGGGCGGTCCTCGTCTGGCCAGGCGGATCCTCGACGGTGCTTGACTTCGGCGGCTCCCCCGAGCTGTCCAGCGCGGTGCACGTCAGCAAGGCCGGGATCGCGGTCGGGCCGGCGGCGTGGCAGCAGGCCACCTCCGATCCGGACGGCTTCGTGCTGTCGCCGTTGCGGGCCGGCACCGAGAACCTGACCGTCGCCGGGACCGAGGTTCCGGTGGCCGACCTGGTCGCCGCCACCCTGCGACAGGTCGGCGAGGAGGCCAACCGGGTCGCCGGGGAACGCCTCGAGGACGTCCGCCTGGTAGTCCCGGCCGGGTGGGGGCCACGGCGGCGTACCTGGCTGCGCAACGCCGCCCGCCGCGCCGGACTCACCGTGTCCCGCCTGGTCGAAGCACCGATCGCGGCCACCGCACAGATCAGCCGCGACGCCCGTACCGTGCTGGTGGTTGATCTCGGTGCTGGTTGCGAAGCAACCGTGCTCGCCGAAGGCGAGGTGCTCTCCACGCTGGCCGACCCGGACTGCGGCGGTGACCGCATCGACGCTGCCCTGACCATGACCCTGACCGGCGCCGAACTGGACACTCTCGCGGCGGATCAGCGGTGGCCGCTGCTCGCCGCGGTCCGCACCGCCAAGCAGGCCCTCGCTGAGCAGCCGGCGGTGACGATGCCGGTGCCCGGCGGCAACCCGCCGATCGTGGTCAACTCCAGCGTCGTGCGGCAAGCCGCTCAGCCGGTGCTGGAACGGGCCGGGCAACTGGCCGCCGAGGCTGTCACCGCCGCCGACCTCAAACCGGACCAGCTCGACGCCGTCTACCTGATCGGCGCGGCCGCGACGACACCGGGAGCTGTCGACACGGTCGCTGCAAAGCTCGGCACCACGCCGCAGGTGCTGTCCCGCCCGGAGCTGACGGCCGCGCTGGGCGCCGCCGACAGCGGAGCCGGCGACGTCGCTGCCACGCTTGGGAGCCCGGATGCGGCACTACGGGTCCCGCCGCTGCGCCGCATCGTCGCCCTCGCGCTGCCCGGGCTGGCGTCGCTCGCCCTGTTCGGGCATTTCGTGTTCACCGCCGACTTCAACAACGGCACCCCCACCTGGCGCGGCGAGGGCTACTACGTCCTCGCGGTCTGGGGTGAACTCACCGTCGCAGCCGTACTCGCGGCGATCACGTTCCTGCAGGCCGCGTCGCTGTTCGCGGCGATCCTCGACCAGCAGAACAAAGCGCCGGCCCGTGCATACCCCGAATCGCGCATCACCAGCGGCATCGCCCTGGCGGCCGGCGCCGGCGCCGCGGTCGCGTGCCTGTACGCGATCACCGCGGCCGTCTACTTCGCCTACCCGACCGGCCAGTTGCTGCGCTGGTCGCTGATGCCGATCCTGCCGCTGCTCGCCTGCGTGCTGCTGCTCGCCGCGCTCACCTGGAAACGCCGGCCCGCCCCGGCCGGCGGCTGGGACGCGTTCCTCACCTTCTCCCCCAGCTCGATGATCACCGCCGCGGTCGGCACCGTCGCGGTCGCCCTGTGGTGGCACGCCGGCCTGCCGTGGTGGGCCAACGACTGGAACGAACTCGTCGGCTACACCGGGGGCCTGCTCATGGGCATTGGCATCACCTGCGCCCTGGTCCGCCACCCCGCCGCCCGGATCGTGCTGGCTGTGCTGCTCGGCTTCTTCACCGTGATCATCTCGCGGTCCGGGCCGAACATCCTCGCCGTCATCTACGCCCTCGCGGTCGCCGCCTGGTTCGCCCAGCGCACCTGGACGCTGGCCCGCACCACACCCACCGCACCGTCTGGCTGA
- a CDS encoding AfsR/SARP family transcriptional regulator, with protein MRWVNRLATAAILLAVVTVPPLLATLWLAHHPWRWPSRTQVDSWLQQPLTAGTIVACCGAVATMAWLVLVIYLGRRAVRWAATVWRRLRRMPLPTPAQVTASSMAGVAAFTLPGAASADTGVARPAVAQQLPEPRAADGGITLPGGGWIPYPTAAAVTAAGSLIWFHRRRHYRPGPPRADGHTSDPDLQRLPPAAEAIAVSGPPPQASVPLAAPPSGVLALAGPGAAAAARGLLVSAALTTTNSTPTHDVRVDATDIDALLPGIDPDLRQAMTVRPFPGSPAGSVTVLTFDATVAASARWHVATDGMIIGADAAAPRRVCVLDQQTATDLIDLVRHTRDDAAAPNQLVDHRPGVAHTVVTGKPDAPGRLELLGGCQLVVQGQPTRLRRSAGLQILAYLAVHADGASPAELIRACWPGVRPASITQRLHTTISDLRKQLQPELGSNPVNRHDTRYQLNTAAIDTDLWQWRTAVAAAGCAIETAARIQACHAVVRRYTGEFAAGQDWPWLTPVREALRRDVIDAYVVLVEHEPPPGAVRLLQTAITIAPDNEDLQLRAAEALRRTGDHDGANSLLASFRRRVARTTNTPGQP; from the coding sequence ATGCGGTGGGTGAACCGGCTGGCCACCGCGGCGATCCTGCTCGCCGTCGTCACCGTGCCGCCGCTGCTGGCCACGCTGTGGCTGGCCCACCACCCGTGGCGGTGGCCCAGCCGCACGCAGGTCGACAGCTGGTTGCAGCAGCCGCTGACAGCCGGGACGATCGTCGCCTGCTGTGGTGCCGTCGCCACGATGGCCTGGCTGGTGCTGGTCATCTATCTGGGGCGCCGCGCCGTGCGGTGGGCGGCGACGGTTTGGCGGCGGCTGCGCCGCATGCCGCTGCCCACCCCGGCACAGGTGACGGCCAGCTCGATGGCCGGGGTCGCGGCGTTCACGCTGCCTGGCGCCGCGTCCGCGGACACCGGCGTCGCCCGGCCGGCGGTCGCTCAGCAACTCCCGGAACCCCGCGCCGCTGACGGCGGGATCACGTTGCCCGGCGGCGGGTGGATCCCCTACCCCACCGCCGCGGCGGTCACCGCTGCTGGCTCGCTGATCTGGTTCCACCGTCGGCGCCACTATCGTCCCGGGCCACCGCGCGCAGACGGCCACACCAGCGACCCCGACCTGCAACGACTCCCCCCAGCCGCGGAAGCCATCGCCGTCTCCGGCCCACCGCCGCAGGCTTCGGTCCCGCTTGCCGCACCACCTTCCGGCGTACTTGCGCTCGCCGGGCCCGGCGCGGCCGCAGCCGCGCGCGGCCTGCTGGTGAGCGCAGCGCTCACCACCACCAACAGCACACCAACCCACGACGTACGCGTAGACGCCACAGACATCGACGCGCTGCTACCCGGCATCGATCCTGACCTGCGACAGGCCATGACCGTCCGACCATTCCCAGGCAGCCCTGCTGGAAGCGTCACGGTTCTCACCTTCGACGCCACCGTAGCTGCGTCAGCCCGGTGGCACGTCGCTACCGACGGAATGATCATCGGTGCGGATGCCGCAGCACCGCGCCGGGTCTGTGTACTCGACCAACAGACCGCCACCGACCTGATCGATCTGGTACGGCACACCCGGGACGACGCGGCCGCCCCGAACCAGCTCGTGGACCATCGACCCGGCGTGGCGCACACGGTGGTAACCGGAAAGCCCGATGCGCCCGGCCGCCTGGAACTCCTCGGCGGTTGCCAGCTCGTCGTCCAGGGACAGCCCACCCGGCTGCGCCGCAGCGCGGGCCTGCAGATCCTCGCCTACCTCGCGGTCCACGCAGACGGCGCCAGCCCTGCTGAACTCATCCGCGCCTGCTGGCCCGGCGTACGGCCGGCGTCCATCACCCAACGGCTACACACCACGATCAGCGACCTGCGCAAACAGCTCCAGCCCGAGCTCGGCAGCAACCCGGTGAACCGGCACGACACCCGCTACCAACTGAACACGGCGGCCATCGACACCGACCTGTGGCAGTGGCGCACCGCGGTCGCCGCGGCCGGGTGCGCCATCGAAACCGCGGCCCGGATACAGGCCTGCCACGCTGTCGTCCGTCGCTACACCGGGGAGTTCGCCGCCGGACAGGACTGGCCGTGGCTCACACCCGTCCGCGAAGCGCTCCGGCGCGACGTCATCGACGCCTACGTCGTCCTCGTTGAGCATGAACCGCCGCCCGGAGCTGTCCGGCTGCTCCAGACAGCCATCACGATCGCGCCCGACAACGAAGATCTGCAGCTACGGGCCGCCGAGGCGCTGCGACGCACCGGTGACCACGACGGCGCGAACAGCCTGCTAGCGAGCTTCCGTCGGCGCGTCGCTCGCACGACGAACACGCCGGGTCAACCGTGA
- a CDS encoding helix-turn-helix domain-containing protein: MDTTAFRDELIRLRQHRGLSYRQLSALSAVSHSLINDLEKGDRRPTFKVVAALDTALNARGRLTATLRTSTPDDVEGEFEALELAQRAAASDVSGETLEALEHDANLMAMAYATTPPAELLPRVRRYLRFVDQLLDGRKTLKQHRRLLVVGGWLSLLRATLHIDLGQRGPAAAHMKVAAGLADQTDQPEITAWALETRAWDELIRGNYRQAVELSRHAQAVGPPDGSAIVQATAQEGRAWARLGDPVASRKALRRVEAMAESRTPPQHPEHHYQYDPAKAHSYAATTLAWSGDPAAEQVARDVIAELEADGARPRRIASARLDLGLALLTGTKPRADEAAAQARAAIRSGRIVPSNWWRVDELVTSVARAGSPEASDLREEAATARPTGDP; encoded by the coding sequence GTGGACACCACCGCTTTCCGTGACGAGCTGATCCGGCTTCGCCAACATCGCGGTCTGTCGTATCGACAACTTTCTGCGCTTTCCGCCGTCAGCCACAGCTTGATCAACGACCTGGAAAAGGGTGACCGCCGGCCCACATTCAAGGTCGTCGCCGCGCTTGACACCGCACTGAACGCCCGTGGCCGCCTCACCGCCACACTGCGCACCTCCACGCCCGATGATGTCGAAGGCGAGTTCGAAGCGTTGGAACTCGCGCAACGGGCTGCCGCCTCCGATGTCAGCGGTGAGACCCTGGAAGCTCTCGAACACGACGCCAACCTGATGGCCATGGCGTATGCGACCACCCCACCGGCCGAACTTCTGCCTCGCGTACGCCGGTACCTGCGGTTCGTCGACCAACTGCTCGACGGTCGCAAGACGCTGAAGCAACACCGGCGCCTGCTGGTCGTGGGTGGCTGGCTGTCGCTCCTGCGGGCCACTCTGCACATCGATCTGGGTCAGCGCGGGCCGGCCGCAGCCCACATGAAAGTCGCTGCCGGACTGGCTGATCAGACGGATCAACCGGAGATCACCGCATGGGCCCTCGAGACACGGGCGTGGGACGAGCTGATCCGGGGCAACTATCGGCAGGCGGTCGAACTCTCCCGGCACGCTCAAGCGGTCGGGCCGCCGGACGGGTCGGCAATCGTGCAAGCGACCGCACAGGAAGGGCGAGCCTGGGCGCGGCTCGGTGACCCGGTGGCCTCCCGGAAGGCGCTGCGCCGGGTGGAGGCCATGGCCGAGAGCCGCACGCCACCTCAGCATCCGGAACATCACTATCAGTACGACCCGGCAAAGGCGCACTCGTACGCGGCGACCACCCTGGCATGGTCCGGCGACCCGGCCGCCGAACAGGTGGCCAGAGACGTGATCGCAGAATTGGAGGCGGACGGCGCCCGGCCACGGCGGATCGCGTCCGCCCGCCTCGACCTCGGTCTGGCCTTGCTCACCGGCACCAAGCCACGCGCTGATGAAGCCGCTGCGCAGGCGCGCGCGGCCATCCGGTCCGGCCGGATAGTGCCGTCGAACTGGTGGCGCGTCGACGAGTTGGTCACCAGCGTCGCCCGGGCCGGTTCACCGGAAGCCTCCGACCTACGGGAAGAGGCTGCTACTGCGCGTCCAACCGGCGACCCCTGA
- a CDS encoding helix-turn-helix transcriptional regulator, producing MAQTSLRLVGAAEISVLLGGVSRQRVYQLTRRADFPAPVADLAQGKVWNADDVLAWIASHRR from the coding sequence ATGGCGCAGACGAGCCTCCGCCTTGTCGGTGCTGCCGAGATCAGCGTGCTTCTCGGCGGTGTCAGCAGGCAGCGGGTCTACCAGTTGACTCGTCGTGCCGACTTTCCTGCGCCGGTTGCCGATCTCGCGCAGGGCAAGGTGTGGAACGCCGATGACGTGTTGGCGTGGATCGCCAGTCATCGGCGGTGA
- a CDS encoding DUF397 domain-containing protein, whose translation MTRAAYTNWRKATASDAGDNCVEVAVSTDGATVGMRDSKNPQGAILQFDQGGWRAFLAAVRSGEFDPRLP comes from the coding sequence ATGACCCGAGCCGCCTACACCAACTGGCGCAAGGCCACCGCCAGCGATGCCGGCGACAACTGCGTAGAAGTCGCCGTCTCGACGGACGGGGCGACCGTCGGCATGAGGGACTCCAAGAATCCTCAGGGAGCCATCCTGCAGTTCGACCAGGGCGGATGGCGAGCCTTTCTCGCTGCCGTCCGCTCCGGGGAATTCGACCCAAGGTTGCCATGA
- a CDS encoding helix-turn-helix domain-containing protein, whose amino-acid sequence MVTVPSPFVRRHWLAREIRRLRHEHACSGDQLAEAAGIPRHQLRDLENGRKGPDIDVVAAVCDYLSVGSRRREEIMHAAADGWSVGWWEACAARMGHRQARYADLESGTQAIEEYALGLIPGLLQTADFASARMRSDPARQTADFDPDAAVAARAHRQRLLLAESGPRYDLVLDEFAVRRCAADPAVVAAQLRHIADLCARHPSITVRILPIDAPIKGHRAPRSAYSIYRYRDEHGTLAVAVDTLTTDLVLTELADVDAYLSLHSRLKAAALTPRASMQMLATIAPRLCPTEGAAA is encoded by the coding sequence ATGGTGACCGTACCGAGCCCATTTGTGCGCCGTCATTGGCTCGCAAGGGAGATCCGTCGGCTGCGTCACGAACATGCCTGCTCCGGCGACCAACTCGCGGAGGCCGCGGGGATTCCCCGGCATCAGCTCCGCGATCTGGAGAACGGACGCAAAGGCCCGGACATCGACGTTGTCGCCGCTGTCTGCGATTACTTGAGCGTCGGTTCGCGCCGACGCGAGGAAATCATGCACGCCGCGGCCGATGGCTGGAGTGTCGGCTGGTGGGAGGCTTGCGCAGCTCGTATGGGACACCGGCAAGCGCGTTACGCCGACCTGGAGAGCGGCACCCAGGCCATCGAGGAGTACGCCCTCGGGCTCATCCCAGGCCTGCTGCAAACGGCGGACTTCGCGAGCGCCCGGATGCGCAGCGACCCGGCCCGTCAGACCGCCGACTTCGATCCCGACGCCGCCGTGGCAGCGCGAGCACATCGGCAACGGCTCCTGCTGGCTGAATCGGGTCCGCGATACGACTTGGTGCTTGACGAGTTCGCGGTCCGGCGTTGTGCGGCCGACCCTGCCGTCGTGGCCGCCCAACTGCGTCACATCGCTGACCTCTGCGCTCGGCACCCGTCCATCACCGTACGGATCCTGCCGATCGACGCCCCGATAAAGGGACACCGTGCGCCACGATCGGCGTACTCCATCTACCGCTACCGCGACGAACACGGCACCCTCGCCGTAGCCGTGGACACTCTGACGACCGACCTCGTTCTCACCGAACTCGCCGACGTCGACGCCTACCTCAGCCTGCACAGCCGGCTCAAGGCTGCCGCCCTGACGCCGCGCGCCTCGATGCAGATGCTGGCCACCATCGCCCCACGGCTTTGCCCGACGGAAGGAGCAGCGGCATGA
- a CDS encoding phosphotransferase family protein, with product MSAVAGRFTETAMRQTLLRIASQLGADASEATLLRLTNNAVFALPSANLVVRITRSHRLHARVHKVAALGVWFATVDAPTIRLAEQFSQPVQDGQLLATVWELVPATEPKPDASDLGAALRTFHHLGLPPFELPAWDPIGDARTRIADAEALDGADREFLLEWCDRLEPRLAAFIASAEVGLVHADAHEGNLLRQPDGRVVLCDFDATCRGPWQVDLVPAPANEARFGRTGGHQNLARAYGYDITTDPDWPLLREARELKMIAAGAPLLASAPGVHAEFRLRLDSVRNNDGQTRWTAFGDLPPLTAQ from the coding sequence ATGAGTGCCGTGGCCGGCAGATTCACCGAAACAGCGATGCGCCAGACCCTCCTACGAATTGCGAGCCAACTGGGGGCGGACGCCAGCGAGGCAACTCTGCTGCGTCTGACCAACAACGCGGTCTTCGCGCTGCCCTCCGCCAATCTGGTCGTACGGATCACCCGCAGCCATCGGCTGCACGCTCGTGTCCACAAGGTGGCAGCGCTCGGTGTCTGGTTCGCCACCGTAGACGCGCCTACCATCCGGCTCGCCGAGCAGTTCTCCCAGCCGGTCCAGGACGGCCAACTCTTGGCCACGGTTTGGGAACTCGTCCCCGCAACAGAGCCAAAGCCGGATGCGTCGGACCTCGGCGCAGCCCTGCGCACGTTCCACCACTTGGGCCTACCTCCGTTTGAGCTGCCCGCGTGGGATCCCATCGGAGACGCACGTACCCGGATCGCCGATGCCGAAGCCCTCGACGGAGCCGATCGCGAATTCCTGCTCGAATGGTGTGACCGGCTGGAACCCCGTCTGGCCGCCTTCATCGCCAGCGCGGAGGTCGGCTTGGTCCACGCCGACGCCCACGAGGGCAATCTGCTGCGACAGCCGGACGGCCGAGTGGTGTTGTGTGACTTCGACGCGACTTGCCGTGGACCGTGGCAAGTCGACCTCGTTCCCGCTCCCGCGAACGAGGCTCGCTTCGGTCGCACAGGCGGGCACCAAAACCTTGCCCGTGCCTATGGATACGACATCACCACCGACCCGGATTGGCCGCTGCTCCGAGAAGCTCGGGAACTGAAGATGATCGCAGCCGGAGCCCCGCTGCTCGCCTCGGCTCCCGGCGTCCACGCCGAGTTCCGCCTGCGCCTCGACTCCGTGCGCAACAACGACGGGCAAACCAGATGGACGGCCTTTGGCGACCTGCCCCCGCTGACCGCTCAGTAA
- a CDS encoding NlpC/P60 family protein has product MIGKLLAGIVAVVLGIVLFCAAGPASLLGGGTAVPCNPVSAPASAGSAQLAGYEPEQLEYAATIVAVGSQLGVPFRGQVIAVATALQESGLRNLAGGDRDSIGLFQQRPSQGWGNPQQLLDPQYAATKFYAKLLTINGWHTMPLTAAAQQVQRSAYPEAYAKWEPDATRIVRAVAGGGFATPPPCVDICPSAGDGSGRCADVTAVFDRARSWLTGWSGGPVPYLSSGNPADWFRGYRRDCSGYVSMALGLAGPGLNTSGLAAHSTVIDKMQLRPGDLLINTAPNLRGHVVLFERWSDQSMTSYYGFEQTGGSGTLHHLIPYPYFGTYPMTPYRFAS; this is encoded by the coding sequence ATGATCGGCAAACTCCTTGCGGGAATCGTCGCCGTGGTCTTGGGTATCGTGCTGTTCTGCGCCGCCGGGCCAGCGTCGCTCCTGGGCGGCGGCACGGCCGTGCCCTGCAACCCGGTCAGCGCCCCGGCATCCGCCGGCTCAGCCCAGCTCGCCGGCTACGAGCCGGAACAACTCGAGTATGCCGCGACGATCGTCGCGGTCGGCAGCCAGCTGGGTGTCCCCTTTCGCGGTCAGGTCATCGCGGTCGCCACCGCCTTGCAGGAATCCGGCCTGCGTAACCTGGCCGGCGGCGACCGCGACTCCATCGGGCTGTTCCAGCAGCGCCCCAGCCAAGGCTGGGGCAACCCGCAACAGCTGCTCGACCCGCAATACGCCGCCACCAAGTTCTACGCCAAGCTGCTGACCATCAACGGATGGCACACCATGCCGCTCACCGCCGCCGCCCAGCAGGTGCAACGCAGCGCCTATCCCGAGGCATACGCCAAATGGGAACCCGACGCCACCCGCATCGTTCGCGCGGTGGCCGGCGGCGGCTTCGCCACTCCCCCGCCGTGCGTCGACATCTGCCCGTCCGCAGGGGATGGTTCCGGCCGATGCGCTGACGTCACCGCCGTCTTCGACCGGGCGCGATCATGGCTGACTGGCTGGTCAGGCGGGCCGGTGCCCTACCTGTCGAGCGGCAACCCCGCCGACTGGTTCCGCGGCTACCGGCGCGACTGCTCGGGCTACGTATCCATGGCGTTGGGCCTCGCCGGGCCGGGACTGAACACCTCCGGCCTGGCGGCACACTCGACGGTCATCGACAAGATGCAGCTACGGCCCGGCGACCTGCTGATCAACACCGCACCGAATCTGCGCGGCCACGTCGTACTGTTCGAACGCTGGTCAGACCAGTCGATGACCAGCTATTACGGCTTCGAGCAGACCGGCGGCTCGGGAACCCTGCACCATCTGATCCCGTACCCGTACTTCGGCACCTATCCGATGACGCCCTACCGCTTCGCTAGTTGA
- a CDS encoding BTAD domain-containing putative transcriptional regulator: MVAAIRVVVVACALLFGVPALLFAVAGSPLPAQTPSAEQWQLWANDPLHPRYAGATARTVMWLVWALLAVLVAAAVAARVRRLPWSRAAGYLPGPLQGLAATLIGAATVTTATTTADAHEAVPVTASVPDYQPVARTLEPAQTEHRATVTVRRGDTLSGIAQRKLRDAERWPEIFALNRNKHFPDVGGRLHDPDVIYPGWRLQLPADAAPKPRTPARPKPATPAPTKPSEPAATAAPAATEQANEDRATADEGVTLPGGWISLPLAAALVAAAVMVWLQRRRRYVPPAVIDSDIDDSHLRPLPAVLTTIKRQVRRRDPALLDPPAPQPTVAQHNAAAPADQPTTGLDGLQLAGLDGRMPADGWGLTGPGAHAAARGLLVATLSSGSPADPDAKGQVIVAADTLEVLLGAAGQRYADMPRLHPTADLGEALTRAEELIVERRRILQEHDAADLAELRATEPFHPPMPQVLLLATAPPTDLRGRLATTVRLGASLQIAVVVLGDWTDGDTLTVADDGTTGTERIAVLDTPTALQLLDVLHEAHTGTPVTAAVSATDGPPSSSPAQPVVQPAAAGEPPNDSPPHTVRVRLLGEPAILDSDGKPMTGLRHHARGLLVYLAVHRDGARLPDLMEAFWPAATVRRASERLSTEVANLRRTIRQAAGDKSIQPVINTGGHYHLDPKLLDIDIWQVADALRQAATAEPGARLALLSRAVDAHSGVLAAGCDYEWIEQPREHFRRLGVRARLEAAELIERDDPKAAADLLGDAAAIDPINEELARRAIRAIVAVGDHAGARSVMEHLHAALHHINEEPSEQTTTLAAELIASRDRHSEGF, from the coding sequence ATGGTCGCAGCAATTCGGGTGGTCGTGGTCGCCTGCGCATTGCTGTTCGGTGTCCCGGCGCTGCTTTTCGCAGTCGCCGGGAGTCCGCTGCCGGCGCAGACGCCGTCCGCCGAGCAGTGGCAGTTGTGGGCCAATGACCCGCTGCATCCCCGGTACGCGGGCGCGACTGCCCGTACCGTGATGTGGCTTGTCTGGGCTTTGCTGGCTGTCCTGGTGGCGGCGGCCGTGGCCGCCCGCGTGCGCCGTCTGCCGTGGAGTCGGGCCGCCGGCTACCTGCCCGGCCCGCTGCAGGGGCTGGCTGCGACGCTCATCGGCGCCGCCACCGTCACGACCGCCACCACCACGGCCGACGCCCACGAAGCGGTTCCGGTGACGGCGAGCGTCCCGGACTACCAGCCGGTCGCCCGCACCCTCGAACCCGCGCAAACGGAGCACCGTGCGACCGTCACGGTGCGCCGCGGCGACACCCTCAGCGGCATCGCGCAGCGAAAGCTGCGCGACGCCGAACGCTGGCCAGAGATCTTCGCCCTCAACCGCAACAAACACTTCCCCGACGTCGGTGGACGTCTGCACGACCCGGACGTCATCTACCCGGGCTGGCGGCTGCAACTGCCGGCCGACGCCGCCCCGAAACCACGCACACCCGCCCGCCCGAAGCCCGCTACACCGGCACCCACCAAACCTTCCGAGCCCGCCGCCACAGCCGCGCCCGCCGCCACCGAGCAGGCCAACGAGGACAGGGCGACGGCAGACGAGGGCGTGACGCTGCCCGGCGGATGGATCAGCCTTCCCCTCGCCGCGGCACTCGTCGCCGCCGCAGTCATGGTGTGGCTGCAACGCCGCCGGCGTTACGTCCCGCCCGCCGTCATCGACTCCGACATCGACGATTCCCACCTGCGCCCGCTGCCCGCGGTCCTGACGACGATCAAACGGCAGGTCCGGCGCCGCGACCCCGCCCTGCTTGATCCGCCGGCACCGCAACCCACGGTCGCGCAGCACAACGCCGCCGCACCCGCCGACCAACCCACCACCGGCCTGGACGGGCTGCAACTCGCGGGACTCGACGGTCGCATGCCGGCGGACGGCTGGGGGTTGACCGGCCCCGGCGCGCACGCCGCCGCCCGCGGCCTGCTCGTCGCCACGCTGTCGTCGGGCAGTCCCGCTGACCCTGACGCCAAAGGCCAGGTCATCGTGGCTGCGGACACCCTTGAGGTGCTGCTCGGTGCCGCCGGGCAACGCTACGCCGACATGCCGCGACTGCACCCCACCGCGGACCTGGGGGAGGCGCTCACCCGCGCCGAGGAACTGATCGTCGAACGACGCCGCATCCTGCAGGAACACGACGCCGCCGACCTGGCGGAACTGCGCGCCACCGAACCTTTCCACCCACCGATGCCGCAGGTGCTGCTGCTGGCCACGGCGCCACCAACAGATCTACGGGGCCGACTGGCGACCACGGTACGGCTCGGAGCATCCCTGCAGATCGCGGTCGTGGTGCTCGGCGACTGGACCGACGGCGACACGCTGACCGTCGCCGACGACGGAACAACCGGCACCGAACGGATCGCCGTGCTCGACACTCCCACGGCTCTGCAACTGCTGGACGTGCTGCATGAAGCGCACACCGGAACGCCGGTCACTGCGGCCGTGAGCGCAACGGACGGCCCACCGTCATCATCACCCGCCCAGCCCGTCGTTCAACCGGCGGCTGCTGGTGAGCCGCCAAACGATTCGCCACCGCACACCGTGCGCGTCCGGCTGCTCGGCGAGCCGGCGATCCTCGACAGCGACGGCAAACCGATGACCGGCCTACGCCACCACGCCCGCGGGCTGCTCGTCTACCTGGCCGTCCACCGCGACGGCGCCCGCCTGCCCGACCTCATGGAAGCGTTCTGGCCAGCCGCCACCGTGCGCCGCGCCTCTGAACGGCTCTCCACCGAAGTCGCCAACCTGCGCCGCACCATCCGCCAGGCCGCGGGCGACAAGAGCATTCAACCCGTGATCAACACCGGTGGTCACTATCACCTCGACCCGAAACTGCTCGACATCGACATCTGGCAGGTCGCCGACGCCCTGCGCCAAGCCGCGACCGCCGAACCCGGCGCACGGCTGGCGCTGCTCAGCCGCGCAGTCGACGCCCACAGCGGGGTCCTCGCCGCCGGGTGCGACTACGAATGGATCGAACAACCCCGCGAACACTTCCGCCGCCTCGGCGTGCGCGCCCGTCTCGAGGCGGCCGAACTCATCGAACGGGACGACCCCAAGGCGGCTGCCGACCTACTCGGTGACGCGGCAGCAATCGACCCGATCAACGAAGAACTCGCCCGCCGGGCGATACGCGCAATCGTCGCGGTCGGCGACCACGCCGGCGCGCGATCCGTCATGGAGCACCTGCATGCGGCCCTGCACCACATCAATGAAGAACCGTCCGAGCAGACCACCACACTCGCCGCTGAGTTGATCGCCTCCAGGGACAGGCACAGCGAGGGGTTCTGA